The genomic interval GATGTTGATGACAGGGCCGCCGCTCTGGTCGCGGACAAGCTGGTGTTCAATGATGCCGGGCTTGCGCGAGCCGGAAATGATGGCGGCGGCGTTGTCCCGGGCAGATTGATCCTCTGGGGCGGCCTGGTCGCCAGCGTGTTCTCCGGCCTGATTTACGGCGTGTTCCTGCGAGGGCGCACCCGGTTTGACGCTGTCGTCAGAGCGGGCATGCCCCGTGGCTTCCGTGGGGGTGGTGGGCTCATGGGCGGCGCCGGTTTCCGTCAGATCGGCGGTAGCGGTAAATTCCTGGGCCTGAGAGGGAGAGAGGGTCTGCTGACCCGGCATGCGGGCCGCTTCGGCTGCCCGTTCACCGAGCAGCAGCGCCAGCAGAAGAAAAGACAAAAGGCGCGGCATGGATATGATACCTTGATAACCGGTAATGGGTGAAGGCGAAACATTTTGCCGGAGGTAGTATGCCATCTGTGCCTCTGCAGGATCAGGAGCGAAACCGTCTTGCATTTGCCCCGCCGTCACGCCGGGGCCGTATATTGTGCGTTGTTTGCGTTGGTGCGGCCTGGAAAACCGGGCCGCACCAGCGAATGTCGTCAGCGGAAGCAAAAGAGCCGCAAGGTGAAAAAACCGCAAAACCTGAAAGGGAAGCTGCATGGCTTTTCCTCATTTAGAGCAATGTAACTTTGAAAAAGTGTCAATGCTCTAACGCTGCACGAAAGTGCAGCGCGCCACAACGTGGCGTGGATTCAGTCGCAAATCACATTTCCCGGCTGAATGAACACTATGAAATGCTTCCCATTTCAAAGTTAATCTGCTCTAGAGCAGAGAGGCTTTGCGAACGTACATTCTCAATGTTCCAGATACGCCCGTTATGGCGTGTAACAGCGCAGATACACTGCGCCTGCGCCTTCACGGCGAGCGCCTGCTCCCGTATGGCCGAGCAGTTTGGCAAACGTGCTCTCGTCCCTGTCATGCCGCTGTACAGCAGTATACAGGCTTTACTTAAACTTTGAAGCCCTTGCGAAGATCCCATGCCTGACGCCAGTTCTTGATGAGCAGCACAGCCGCCAGCACCAGATACACCTTGGCATAGAAGAAATGCAGCCGCAGGGGATCATGCGGCAGCCCCAGCATGGTTTCAAGCTGTACGTCATACAGGGGCGAAAGCAGTTGCAGGCTGAAGAGCAGAAGCAGCCAGATCGCCTCGCGTACGTGCAGCCGCAGGTCAAGCAGCAAAGCCACGGCAAAAAGCGACTGCCCGGCTGTGAGTAATATTTCCTGAAACTGGTGCGTGTCAAGGTTTATGGAAGGGGAAAAACCGCCTGAAGAGGCCGCGTATACGCCAGGTATCATGCCAACCAGCAGGGTCCATTGATTAAGTTTTGAAGAAAGCAGGCAGCCCAGAGCCAAACCGGCGTTGCCGCGTGAGGCGAACATGAGGGCCACAATAAATTCCGGCGCTTCCGAGGCCAGAGGGGCAATCCACTGGACCAGCAGAAATTCGTTGACGTGCAGCATTTTGCCGCTGGCAATGAGCCCTTCGCTGAACATTTCCGCATTGCCCAAAATCACGATGGCCGCAAACACAAAAATGAGCATCACGCTGCGAAGACGCACTTTTTTGGCCAGACGCGCCAGTACGGCGGCCGGGCCTTCAAGCTCCTCTTCCTCAACGGGGCGGCGCATGATGATGAGTATGTACCAGACGTAGATGCCAAGAAGCACCAGCCCGTCCACCCAGGTAAGGGAACCCTTGAGCGGAATGATAAGCGCATAAATAGTGGCCATGGCCAGAAACAGCACGTCGGTGCGTTTGTCGCTGTGCAGAACCACGGCGGAGTGGAAGCGCCCGGCAAAGATAAGCACGATAGCCGACCACCCCACGCCGATAAGCAGCCTGTTGGCTCCGGTCATGTTGGCAATGGCGTAATGGGAGTAGGAACTTTCGGGGTGCTGACCCGCCATCCAGGTAAAGTACATGTCAACGGCGTATTCGGGCAATACGGCGATAAAGGCCACCACCGCCACGGCCACAGCCTGCGGCATGTCCATCTGGGCCACTTCACAGGCCCAGGTAAGCAGAAACGAGGCTCCAAGAATGGCCATGCCCGCGAGTGCGGTTACAATCAAAGGAGAAATATCG from Desulfovibrio sp. carries:
- a CDS encoding sodium:calcium antiporter, encoding MTIRALRPYILAVLMTIPGLALHLAPPDISPLIVTALAGMAILGASFLLTWACEVAQMDMPQAVAVAVVAFIAVLPEYAVDMYFTWMAGQHPESSYSHYAIANMTGANRLLIGVGWSAIVLIFAGRFHSAVVLHSDKRTDVLFLAMATIYALIIPLKGSLTWVDGLVLLGIYVWYILIIMRRPVEEEELEGPAAVLARLAKKVRLRSVMLIFVFAAIVILGNAEMFSEGLIASGKMLHVNEFLLVQWIAPLASEAPEFIVALMFASRGNAGLALGCLLSSKLNQWTLLVGMIPGVYAASSGGFSPSINLDTHQFQEILLTAGQSLFAVALLLDLRLHVREAIWLLLLFSLQLLSPLYDVQLETMLGLPHDPLRLHFFYAKVYLVLAAVLLIKNWRQAWDLRKGFKV